In one window of Nicotiana tabacum cultivar K326 chromosome 12, ASM71507v2, whole genome shotgun sequence DNA:
- the LOC107824076 gene encoding uncharacterized protein LOC107824076 translates to MDQFEAYFRRADLDQDGRISGVEAVAFLKGSNLPQPVLAQIWTHADQSRTGFLSRPEFYNALKLVTVAQSKRDLTPDIVKAALYGPASAKIPAPQINLAAIASPQLNSVGAAPAQQMGAGVPTTSQNHGIRGQLPPTTGMNQQYLTSQASHPVRPPVPTAATASRPQQSLTGMDFPRGGSLTGPGLPNSNISHDYLGTRQAAISAGPTMQPPNRGMSPLVPPVTQTLQGSLSLPSMTAANTKATGSSGNGFASDTMFGGETFSASQSVPKKSSSTPNLNFSVNSAPTSSAMVPVTTESQTSSKPDPFAAFNTITRQSPANQQQVTPSVSKPNQQVSGQNSLPVSSSGTPVGSVHPAPEQSQVPWPKMTRAGVQKYAKVFMEVDSDRDGKISGQQARDLFLNWRLPREVLKQVWDLADQDSDSMLSLREFCIALYLMERYREGRSLPSTLPNSVMLDETLLALAGPPVTYGSTGWSPASGLRPQGLPGVQPGAHPGLRPPTLRAFPQPDRSMQFNQQNARATSMDNSHMDQLSNGEQNMLEPKREDAVAGEEKDESKDNVLLDSREKLEFYRTKMQDLVLYKSRCDNRLNEITERALADKREAEMLAKKYEEKYKQVAEIASKLTIEEASFRDTQERKLELQQAIIKMEQGGSADGILQVRADRVQHDLEELLKALADRCKKHELNIKSTALIELPPGWQPGIPEISAVWDEDWDKFEDEGFSFDVAAPANSKSTSNQKENSPIHGDSPDSLSNADSKSENYSAKGNNNNFETDLMYMHSDEESKSPQGSPREQTAFDSPSGEYSDNHFGKSFKTESETDRFDEPGWGTFDNNDDVDSVWGFNAKESDHVKHGEKHFFDSTDFGASPIRTDSPGAESRYQKNSPFGFEDSVPGSPLSRAGNSPRYSVGSKDPFFDSFSRYDSFSTHDHGSSPRKETLTRFDSISSTSGFDHSRGYSFDDSDPFGSSGPFKVSSESQNAKKSSDHWSSF, encoded by the exons ATGGACCAATTTGAAGCTTATTTTCGTAGAGCGGATTTGGATCAAGATGGAAGAATCAGTGGTGTTGAAGCCGTTGCCTTTTTAAAAGGATCTAATCTACCTCAACCTGTTCTAGCTCAG ATATGGACACATGCTGACCAGAGCCGTACTGGGTTTCTTAGCCGACCAGAGTTTTATAATGCTCTTAAACTTGTAACAGTGGCACAGAGTAAACGAGATTTAACACCAGATATTGTGAAGGCGGCTTTATATGGTCCTGCTTCTGCTAAAATCCCTGCTCCACAGATTAACCTTGCAGCGATCGCTTCTCCCCAGTTAAATTCAGTTGGTGCTGCACCTGCACAGCAGATGGGTGCTGGAGTACCAACAACTTCTCAAAATCACGGCATCAGAGGACAGCTACCTCCTACAACAGGTATGAACCAGCAATATCTCACTTCTCAAGCCAGCCACCCAGTGAGGCCTCCTGTTCCAACTGCAGCTACTGCATCACGTCCCCAGCAATCTCTTACTGGTATGGATTTCCCCAGGGGTGGTAGTTTGACAGGTCCTGGTCTTCCAAACTCAAACATTTCACATGACTATCTAGGGACCAGACAAGCAGCAATATCTGCTGGACCTACTATGCAGCCTCCCAATAGAGGAATGAGCCCTTTGGTTCCTCCAGTTACGCAAACTCTTCAGGGAtctctttcactaccttccatgACAGCAGCTAATACAAAAGCTACTGGAAGTTCTGGAAATGGTTTTGCTTCGGACACAATGTTTGGAGGTGAAACCTTCTCTGCAAGCCAATCTGTACCCAAGAAGTCATCGTCTACTCCAAACTTAAACTTTTCTGTGAATAGTGCACCAACCTCTTCAGCTATGGTTCCAGTAACCACTGAGTCTCAAACTTCATCCAAGCCTGACCCCTTTGCTGCATTCAATACTATTACAAGGCAATCTCCTGCGAATCAGCAGCAAGTAACCCCATCTGTGTCCAAACCTAATCAACAGGTTTCTGGTCAGAATAGTTTGCCAGTTTCATCATCTGGAACTCCAGTGGGTTCTGTCCATCCAGCTCCTGAGCAGTCACAAGTTCCTTGGCCAAAAATGACAAGAGCAGGCGTTCAGAAGTATGCAAAAGTGTTTATGGAGGTGGATTCAGATAGAGATGGAAAAATATCCGGGCAACAAGCACGAGATTTATTCTTGAACTGGAGACTGCCAAGAG AGGTCTTGAAGCAGGTGTGGGACTTGGCTGATCAAGATAGTGACAGCATGCTCTCTTTGAGGGAGTTTTGTATAGCTCTGTATTTAATGGAACGATATAGGGAAGGTCGCTCTCTTCCATCTACACTACCAAATAGCGTTATGCTTGATGAGACTTTGCTGGCCCTGGCAGGTCCGCCTGTTACTTATGGAAGCACTGGCTGGAGCCCTGCTTCTG GCTTAAGACCACAAGGGTTGCCTGGTGTACAGCCAGGTGCACATCCTGGATTAAGGCCTCCTACACTGAGGGCATTCCCTCAGCCTGACCGATCGATGCAATTTAATCAGCAAAATGCTAGAGCAACATCAATGGATAATTCTCATATGGACCAACTAAGTAATGGGGAGCAGAATATGCTGGAGCCAAAGAGAGAAGATGCGGTAGCAGGAGAGGAAAAG GATGAAAGCAAGGACAATGTGCTTCTGGATTCCAGGGAGAAGCTTGAATTCTACCGCACAAAAATGCAGGATCTT GTTTTGTACAAAAGCAGATGTGATAATCGACTTAATGAAATCACTGAAAGGGCATTGGCTGATAAACGCGAG GCTGAGATGCTTGCCAAAAAATATGAAGAGAAATACAAGCAAGTTGCAGAAATTGCTTCTAAACTGACAATTGAAGAGGCATCATTTCGTGATACTCAG GAGAGGAAGCTGGAGTTACAACAGGCAATCATTAAAATGGAACAAGGTGGCAGCGCTGATGGCATTCTTCAG GTCCGTGCTGATCGCGTACAACATGATCTTGAGGAGCTACTGAAGGCCCTGGCCGATCGTTGCAAGAAACATGAGCTTAATATTAAGTCAACTGCTTTAATTGAACTCCCCCCTG GCTGGCAACCTGGAATTCCGGAGATATCAGCTGTTTGGGATGAAGATTGGGATAAATTCGAAGATGAAG GATTTTCTTTTGATGTAGCTGCGCCTGCAAATTCCAAATCCACATCTAATCAGAAGGAAAATTCTCCAATTCATGGAGATTCCCCTGATTCCCTGTCAAATGCTGATAGCAAGTCAGAAAACTATTCTGCTAAAGGAAATAATAACAATTTTGAGACTGATTTGATGTATATGCATAGCGACGAGGAGTCAAAAAGTCCACAGGGAAGTCCAAGAGAACAGACAGCATTTGATAGTCCATCTGGTGAATACTCTGATAACCATTTCGGCAAGAGCTTTAAAACCGAATCTGAAACTGATAG ATTTGATGAACCTGGCTGGGGTACGTTTGACAATAATGATGATGTGGATTCTGTTTGGGGTTTCAATGCTAAG GAGTCGGATCATGTCAAACATGGAGAGAAGCATTTCTTTGACTCAACTGATTTCGGTGCAAGTCCAATAAGAACAGACTCTCCTGGGGCTGAAAGTAGATACCAGAAGAATAGCCCATTTGGCTTTGAGGATTCAGTTCCTGGGTCACCACTTTCAAGAGCAGGAAATTCTCCGAGGTATAGTGTAGGATCAAAGGATCCTTTCTTTGATAGTTTCTCAAGGTATGATTCCTTCAGTACACATGATCATGGATCCTCTCCACGAAAGGAGACTCTCACGAGGTTCGACTCCATAAGTAGTACCAGTGGTTTTGATCATAGTCGAGGATACTCATTTGACGACTCTGATCCATTTGGTTCCAGCGGCCCATTTAAGGTCTCATCTGAGAGTCAGAATGCAAAAAAGAGTTCAGATCATTGGAGTTCTTTCTAG